CGGGCGGCTGCCCGCGGGCGCGCGGATCGCCGGACCCTCGATCCGGATCGTCCGGCACCACCCCGCCGTGATCCTGCGGCTCCAGAAGGCCGGCCACCAGGTGCACGTCTGGACCGTCGACGAGCCGGAGGACGTGGAGCTGTGCGAGCGGCTCGGCGTCGACGCGATCATCACCAACCGGCCGAAGCTCGTGCTGTCCCAGTTGGGCCGCGTTTAACCCCCTGCGTCCCGCCTGTCACAGGGGTACGGGGTGTGCCCCGGCGCGTTCGGGACGTACGCGATCGTCACGAGTGCGTCACCGGACCCGTACTGGCCGGTTTCCGGTCCAGGCCATTGGGGCATTCACACCGTGGCGTGGGGCAAAGGAGGTCTCGGGGGTGGCGTTGGTGGTGGCACAGGAGGTGCCCACGTCGTCGAGCATGGCCGTACCCCATGGCCCTGCGGGCGTGGGCAAGGCGCGACACCGGATGCGGGAGCAGTTGCACCGCAGCGGGATGTCCGAAACGGTCGTCGACGACGCGGTGCTGATCCTTTCCGAACTGCTCAGCAACGCGTGTCGGCACGGCAGACCGCTCGGCCGGGCGGACGTGGGCGACGGCGACGTGCGGGCGGCCTGGAGCATCGACAGAGCGGGCGGACTGACCGTCGAGGTGACGGACGGCGGTGGCCCGACCAGGCCCGTTCCCGCCACGCCCTCGGTCACCGCGCGCGGCGGCCGCGGGCTGAACATCATCAGCGCGCTGGCACAGGACTGGGGCGTACGGGACAGCGCGACCGGCGAGGTCACGGTCTGGGTGGTCGTCACCGAGGGCCACCGCCGCGAGGACTTCGCGGCACGGGTCGGCGGCGGCTCCGGACTGGACTTCCTGGACGCGTACGACGAGCTGGAGTAGGCGGGGTCCCGGCGCACCGCGACAGGAGCCAGAGTCCACGGCGCGGCGCATCGTGACTGGGGTCAGGGTCCACGGCCCGGCGCATCGTGACAGGACCCAGGCCCCAGGGCCCGGCGGACCGCGAGAGGTGCCCATCGCCGGACCCCGGCCCCGGTGCACCCATGGCGGGATCCCGGGCCACGGCCACGGCCGAGCGCGGCCCCCTGCGGAGTCGTCATCCGGACGACGTCCCGGACCCCGGTCCGGGTCGGCGCGACCGTCCGGATGCCTTCCGGATTCCCTCCGGATTCCCTCCGGATGCCGTCCAGATCCCGGCCGGATGCCGGCCGGATGCCGTCCAGATCCCGGCCGGATGCCGTCCAGATCCCGGCCGGGCGGGAGCCCGGCGGCGGCCGTATCGCGGCACGCATCCCGGCACCGGGGATCCCGTGCGGCTAGGCTCGCGCCCGAGACAGCACCGCCGCGATCGGGAGAAAGCCACACCATGGCCAAGAAGCGCCCCCAGACGAAGCCCGGCAAGGCCGGCCAGGCACAGGTCACCAGCGGGGAGATCCCGGTCGTCGGCGCGCGCGAGCCGTGCCCCTGCGGTTCGGGCCGCCGCTACAAGGCGTGTCACGGGCGGGCCGCCGCGCACGCCGTGACCGAGCTCGTCCAGCGCCCCTTCGAGGGGCTGCCCGGCGAGTGCGACTGGGTCGCGCTGCGCGAGCTGGTGCCCGCCGCCACCGTGCCGCTCACCCTCAAGGACGGACTGCCCGAGGGCGTTCCGTCGGTGACCCTGGCGACCGTGCTCCCGATGGCCTGGCCCGCGCTGCGCCGCGACGACGGCTCCGTGCTGCTCGCGCTGCAGAACGACTCGTCCTCCGGCGACCTCGCCCGCGACCTCGCCGACACCCTGCAGCGCGCCCTGGAGGCGGAGCCCGGCACGCCGGTCGCCCCCCACCGGGTGACGCCGGAGGGTCCGCGCCTGCAGGACCTGCTCGACCCGAACAGCGATTTCGCGCCGGACGTGCACACCGGTTTCGAATTCTGGATTCCGGAGTCCTCGGACAATTCCAGCCCGGAGGTCAGCGCCTCCCTGGAGCGCGCCAACGCCGCCGCCATCCCCACGGTCAAGCTGACCGGCGTGGACGCGGCCTACTGGTGCGAGACCCCGGACAAGAACCACCTGCGCTGGGTCATGCCGCACGCCGAGGAGAAGCTGCTCGACGCGCTGGCCCGGCTCCAGGCAGCCGGCACGTCCTCGCTCGGCCCGGACACCCGGCTCGTCGGCTCCTTCCGCGCGCACGGCCTGATGGTCCCGGTCTGGGACCTGCCGACCGGGATGACGGCGGAGGACTGCGAGAAGCCGGCGGCCGAGTTCGCCGAGCGGCTGGCCGGGGCGCTCGCCTCGGACGCGCCGCTCAGCATCGAGGAGCGCCGGGCCCGGGGCGGTCTCACCAACCGTCAGGTCACGCTCAGCTGATACCCCAGGTGGTATCCGTGACGGACAGACCGACCAGTCGGTGACTTCCGCCACAACCCCTCGTTCGCAGGCCTAAATCCCTGTCCGAATAACCGAGATCGAATTTGCGAACGGCAGATCTCTTGTTACCGTTCTGGAAGCCCGGTCGCTGGTGCATCCCCCCGTCGCCAGCGATCGGGCCTTCTCATGCCCGCGTACGGTTCAACTACCGTCCGGTCCGGCCGCGTTGCTCCCCGAGCGCAGCAGCAGCGGAGTGCTGTCACCCTCCCCCGCACCGGCGAATTCCGACACCGCCGAATATCCCTCGGGGCCACCCCTGACCGGCTCCCGCGGCGTCTCGCACGCCCCCGGTTCGTCCTGCGCCGCGACCGCGCAGCGCACCTGCACGGTGCGGCCTCCGGGGGCCATCAGGGTGAGGACGGCGTCGAGTTCCTGACCGGTGGCGTTGCGGTAGTACGTGCGCGCCCGGATGTCCGCGCCCTCGGTCACCACACAGGTCTGCGCCTCGACCCCGTCGGGGGAGGCGAGTTCGGGTCCGCAGCGGGTGGCGGAGGGCAACGCGACGGCTCCAGCGGCAGCGGGAGCCGGGCCGGCGGCCGCCGGGCGTCCCGGGCCCAGTCCTAGCTCCGCGAGGAGGTCCTTCGGCTTCGCGTCGCCGGAACCGCCGGAACCGCCGGAACCGGTTCCCGTGGCGGCGGGACCGGACGGGGTCCCCGCGGGACCCGCCGTCGCCGCGATCGGCACCAGGACGGCGATGACCACCGCGGTCCCGAGCCCGATCGCGCGGAGCTTCGCCGGACTCATCTGCCCCATGCCGCAGCCACCTGTTCCTCCGGAACGACCCCTCGGGGCGAAGATAGCGGCGGCCGGCGGGCGGGCGACGGGCCGCGCGCCCGTTTCCCCTGGATGCCGGGGTGCTCCACACCCGTTCGGGTGAACGCCCGCGCCGGCGCAAGCGACGCCCCGCCGGGGCGCCGTCCTCAGTACGCGAGTCTGCTGCCGCCGCCCGGCATGCTCGTGCTCGCCTCGACCAGGGCGTCCACGACCGCCTCCACGTCCGGCAGCCACGGCCGGGCCGAACCCTCCAGAGGCGCCCGCTCCCAGCGGACCTGCCCGGATCCGATGACGGAGGGCGGCAGCGGCAGATAGCCGCCCTCTCCATGGAAGCGCAGCGAACTGGGCACGCTGTCCTTCGTGTAGAGCAGCTCGCCGAGCCGTTCGAGGCTGTACGGGGCGACGAGGATCGCCCATCGGGTGGGCGAGGCCACGACCGGGCCGAGCCGCATCCCCAGCGCGTCCAGTGCGGCCAGGGCCCTGGCGCCCGCGACGGCCGGCAGGCTCACCGCGCAGGGGGCCCGGCCGCCGGTGGCGAGCAGGACCGGCGCCGTCGGCCGGCCGCTCCACCACCAGCGGATCATGCGGGCGTCGGTGGTGGCCGCGA
The DNA window shown above is from Streptomyces showdoensis and carries:
- a CDS encoding ATP-binding protein; this translates as MRHRTRTGRFPVQAIGAFTPWRGAKEVSGVALVVAQEVPTSSSMAVPHGPAGVGKARHRMREQLHRSGMSETVVDDAVLILSELLSNACRHGRPLGRADVGDGDVRAAWSIDRAGGLTVEVTDGGGPTRPVPATPSVTARGGRGLNIISALAQDWGVRDSATGEVTVWVVVTEGHRREDFAARVGGGSGLDFLDAYDELE
- a CDS encoding DUF5926 family protein, giving the protein MAKKRPQTKPGKAGQAQVTSGEIPVVGAREPCPCGSGRRYKACHGRAAAHAVTELVQRPFEGLPGECDWVALRELVPAATVPLTLKDGLPEGVPSVTLATVLPMAWPALRRDDGSVLLALQNDSSSGDLARDLADTLQRALEAEPGTPVAPHRVTPEGPRLQDLLDPNSDFAPDVHTGFEFWIPESSDNSSPEVSASLERANAAAIPTVKLTGVDAAYWCETPDKNHLRWVMPHAEEKLLDALARLQAAGTSSLGPDTRLVGSFRAHGLMVPVWDLPTGMTAEDCEKPAAEFAERLAGALASDAPLSIEERRARGGLTNRQVTLS
- a CDS encoding bifunctional DNA primase/polymerase, giving the protein MREILGRRRRLRFRRKAREERETAVAQLDAALRCATEWDWPVLPGAGLRTAGPKATGARALLGAPAAVSCACPDPQCVVPGAHPFDPGLLAATTDARMIRWWWSGRPTAPVLLATGGRAPCAVSLPAVAGARALAALDALGMRLGPVVASPTRWAILVAPYSLERLGELLYTKDSVPSSLRFHGEGGYLPLPPSVIGSGQVRWERAPLEGSARPWLPDVEAVVDALVEASTSMPGGGSRLAY